The stretch of DNA aaccaagacaaagaaaacataatgAGCTAACCATATAAACATACTATAAACCACGCATAAACCAATAACCCTGAACTGTTTGCCTTAACACATGTTCCTAAATTTGagtctaaccataattttgccttggacattgggttgaacatagatctgcaaataatggccagtcaagggggaaagaaaaataccaccttccaagttttgacatagatgttgacaccaagtgtgttgcattattacaataatgatagatcattattatttggaGATTGTGGAACCTAGACTACAATTAAGTTACTCAGGTGCCACTTTCAAGCAGTATTTCCCCAtcaataatcctaggattaacaggaagcagggcctggactttgcacttttatttaacaaattgttcttttcctaatatatggatgttccattaattaacaggACAACAGGCTCCCGAACATGGGTGtatcagttgattgcacagggtattttggtgTGCAAGCatttatgattctgtaatcaagcctcactatggcaataaactactgtgcaactagaacttcttctgagtgtaatctcagaggccagtcttgcaaccaatttaccttttcattgaagaaatgccctgagacagggacaaagaacttcaatattTACTATGTAGTTCTGGCCAGTTCttgtgttcattccaacttcacaagttggcaaggtgttttcttttagacagctaCCTTTATGGGGGAagtcaggaggttaagtggctattgcagagtggcagcactctaaatgaactgctgccttggttcaaggagaaggttgacaacttaattcaaataatgctcttagaatatgttacgtttaattaacgtacgcattgtaaatacatgtatgattgattgtaaatgtaaaggtgatttcagaaaacccttcccaaattatcttgttgatgaaaactgtagagattgcatgggcaataccctagtgtgcaaacttcaccaaacgttgtgaacacttcatgcttcaaaaacaaatatctgcaaatatggaacactcaccgtagcctcggttagtttctgcagcgcatattcccaaacaaatttaactgggtttggatctcaaggcccaaaaattccacacaaTATGTTACACAGATCGgatgtgtctccttaaattaaatcaccacgatctcacttccaaaattcacaccgtcaagagttataaagtgacACAGGCAGAAGACGAGATCAAACAATCGAAATGGACCCTTCGCGTCTCATGCACGATTTGCGCTCCCTATCTGGCacatgcgcagtcgtttttcagctctgtcgaGTGTTCCATGTTTGAGAGCAAAGAGGTTttacttgttgttgttgaacaTGGCGCGAAGTTTTAAAGCCCGAGAATGACTCAGGAATCTTTCAACAATACCGTAGTTTCAGGAGCGAAGACCTTGAATATCTCAGCATATTGAGAAGATGATAATGTTAACTAATGTTTCGATGATAGTCCAAAGCGAATAAACAAGATTAAAACTGTAAAAAACCGTAAAAAATAGGGAGCCGATAAAAAAGCAGCCAACTTAGTGCTCAGTTCCAGTCAAGGACTATAAATCATTTCAAATGCCAGACTTATTTGATACTTGTCTCTGCATTAGAATGTGGAATCAGTTGTTGACCATGCATTCCTGACAGCGATAATTCAATCAAGTTGTGATCTCTGTGCATTGAATTTGACACCCCAAGTACAGACTACTGCTGTCCACTCAGAAGCAATTAAAAATTGACCTGCCTCTTTCAGTGGCAACTCAAATGGCAACTCTGCCCTGAGGTTTGTAAGTTTGCTAGTAGGATGGAAACAGACAACTCGACAGACTGTGAAGGAAATGCCAGTCTACTCCTAACAATTTGcactattattttttttgtttgtctttgaacAGAGCTGTGTAACTGAATGCCTGTTTGAAGTTCATTTTCTTCCCTGTTCCTTTGGTCAGCAATGATGGCCTCTCTAAAATCTGTATGCTCCTTAATTTCCTGCCGAAAGTTCTTCTACAACCTTTACAGTGAAAATTCTATCACACAACTACGAGAGTACACGTATGGCTTATGCCTTTTACCATTCTTTGCTCTGCTGCTTAACATCCCTGAGCTTGATACCACTAAAAGCTAAATACAGCTGTATAGTTGTCCTTGTATAATGGTTCCTGTGGTTTAAGCGATTCACTGACTATTGGTTGAGGCATTACTTAAAGGGGaaactgaaggcaaaaaaataccgtatttacccgcggATAGGCCACACCCCAAACTTTCAATGGttttcatgggaaaaaaaattgtgaggTCGAGTACCGGGATAAATAAAGCAAAGTTTGAAATCAACAACagctaccgtaatttccgggcgattacctgcgggtaatgtgttaatatttccgcaaacagttcttggtgcaggttataggaaggtgcggTAATGTGATATTTATTAAATCTTCCGGTAGTTTTAAAATCgtaagtagggaaaaaatatcaaagtcattaatgaaactgttcctaaaaactgtatattgccttttttatcccgctttaattgccttaaataaacttaaatgctctcgatgaaaactaatgcaaattgaaaacatatcaacaaatatagttggcaatcaaaatcgtttatcacgCGTGTGATATTGctttcttactttgctaatttcacagcagcgagcttctttctttttttagtcGAAAATAgaatattattaattaacttgaataataaactcaaaacaaaagaataaaaatgtgaaatagcaggctttaaagtaactcacacacaaaaactgatgccgaaatgttcatttcatggcgCCGCTGCCGCCGCATAATAAGAGGTGATTGTCGGCACGAGTgtaaacaaattaaacattcacggacaaaattttaaaacaccagaacattcggcgcatcagtaaaatattcctagcaagcacttccttgaggtagagagtattttctcgtttcaagcgatttcttagagtcagtagaTTCTCGATTTTTCtttagaacggatttttacaagcggtataattcaatggaagatcaaaaacaataggtggtgaaaacttaccaatttcacgctaaaggatattttgttaacaaGAACAATGGTTTAGTGTTTAGTTGTATGTGTTGTAAGTTAGTAACAATTGAAAGCGAACATTAAAACGCCAATTTAGTGTATGACCATGAGATCTCTTGCATATTAATGAGGTAGCAAAACGCTCGTACCCGCGTATAGGCCGCATCCTAATTTTGGTCCCATTTTTCCGGGAAAAAAGTGCGGCCTATccgcgggtaaatacggtaatcattttttatttacactttagaccatgcacaataatgttttcaacttttttcctGGCACATCCATCATTTTTCCAcctaaaaataatgtttttattcCGATTTTCGGCCATCAGCATTACGGCTcagaatggaggagtcagcggtcaataattttttgcagcttatgatgTATGATATGGGATAGACATGGTAGAGCACCCCATATAGAAGCAGTGTTTTTGACTGATGTTTGTCGTGAATATCAGTATGAATATCAGTATTCACGACAACcgtgaaacagcaaaacagcgaagaaaatatccacagcagcacttgtttctcttgattacgaaatctctgTTCCCCATATCGTACGTCACAGAAGGGAGCTGCTATAGTTTTTGAGCCTGCACTGAAAAGGCAGAAACAGCAGGAAGAGCCCAACTTAACTTTACTTACGTTAAACTTTCTGAaaacaatgttggaaaaattgctgattttccTCTAAGCTCCAGGATTGTTCACAGGTTTACGTAATTGCAGCAATATTTTGTGTCTACCCTATTTGTGTTGTTCTAATATTAAACGTTTTACATTTAACAAATGATCTTATCTTTTCCTCAATTTTGATGTTCACGTTTAAAGGATTTGTGTTGCCacaattttttggtgatttcttAACCCTACATGAAACTCGTTTCCTCTGCAGAAATCAGAAATGAGACATGCAAATTGGATTGTTAAGTGCAGAAATACATGTAGGCTGTTTGTGTTGTTCTTTGCCAGTCTTCTACTGAAGCATCTTTGTTAATAAAGTGCTATGGGGAATTATTTTTATCCAAGCCTTCTTTTTGAGGAAAGGCAAGTGTTAGAAGGAGAAACTCGAGGTCAACACAATTAAAAGAGTATGATGTAACTGAAGAAGTCAGAACCTTCCTAAGAAAAATGGAAAGTGACAGACACTCTACACAATAACCTTATATGGCAATACGAAGGAAAAGAGCACAGTCTCTAAGACATGAGATTCACTCCGAGGCAGACAAGAGAATGCATGATCTGCCTTTGCCACTTTGGCAAGAGGTGGGGCTTCAATTTTGATTCTGAAATTCCAGATTGAAAAGCTGTTTTGCTGGTTATGCCAATCTAGCTTTGAACACGTTTACAGTGGTCCAATAGTTTATTCTACGTTAGCTAAACATATTTGCATGTAGCTGAGAGAATGAACTGCATGCTGACTGAAACTATACGAGTTATGATGAATGTGTGAAAGTGAAGTCCCACAAAGGCAGTTCAGAGCATGACACAGCATGAAGCTTGGACTGGAAATAAACAAAGTGATGGTTTGGGCGTGCTGCCTATGCATGCACACTGCTTGAAACAAGTGGTTGTCCAGTCATCTGGGACAAGAAGAAACTTTTCCAGGTGACCAGTCTTTCGTAAAATCAAAAGCCTTCCCGACGAAAAGAACGGaggacaacccagccaaaaacCAGAAAATGAATTAAGTTTATCATAAGAAAGCATGCAACGTCCTTGTCGGGTTTTCTCTTGTCCATGTCCgatagtagtgtgaagttaatAGTAatattaaaggcccaccttcaaccaacAGGCACTACGTGCCATGGAacaattttcacaattttataTGACaatccagccaaagctgaattttatccaatcagattgctatgataagcaatgcgaatttccaaaGCCTGTCAGTTGAGGGTGCGCCTTTAATTTGACACAGCTGAacattttcctgtgttttgaatatctgtagcTTTCACAAAACATGACACATAGGAAAATGCAAAAGACAATATCACGAAACTTGTAGGAAGTTTCCTAATGCGCAACCAAAGAGTTATCAGGGCAACctggcttttgaaacagggacaacctaattttttttcaattttggacACCGCACGCATGCCCAAGAACGAGCAACAGAACTTGatggaaaattaagaaagggaGCGCCTCTAGTTCAGTGTCCAAACCAGCCTAAGCCCAAAGAGTACTGCTGATCAAGGTTTGATAAATTATAGAAAATGCTAAATTGACAACAGTTCAAAGCATATCAAGTAAACAAAGAATTTAGAGAGCCTTGGACAGGCACGACTTTAATAAGCTGTTGGAAGCTCATCTACTGTACCCGCCAATTAGGACCACTCTGATAAGACATGCTGTGAGCAAAGTGGTCCACTTTTGGAGAGCTGTTACTTGGACAGTTTATAAGCAGATTGGTGTGGCACTTTCAACTGCAGTGGCTGGATATACAGTTCCTGCAAGTGCAGCACAAGTGGAAGTATGGATATGAGACCTGTTTACAGATTCAGGACTCAAGCCAATGCAAGCCAACTGATTTGCAAAGATAATCAGTGTGCTATCTCTCTTGCCCAGAACCCTACCGTAGTTTCTTGTGATCTGCACATACATGTAAGCATCAAGTTTTACTTCATTCAAGGGAAAACGTAAGATAAGGTGATTTGAAACTGTTGTACTTCCCCACAGAGGACAAGACCGCGCAcaagtggctcagttggttgagcatcgggctgtcatgcgggaggccgtgagtttgactccggccagaccaacactcagggtctttaaataactgaggagaaagtgctgcctttgtaattacatctgcaaatggttagactctctagtcttctcggaaaagaacgataaaccgtaggtcccgtctcacaacccttcaatgttcataatcctgtgggacgtaaaagaacccacacacttgtcgctaagagtagggcacgtagttcccagtgttgtggtctgtcctctgttatgtatcatggttgggagggttaaAAAGCGCaagcgcaagctgttgtggcacTCTGTACGCTTGATagactggcaaagttaaataaataaataaataaataaccaagGTGGCCAACACGCTATGGTAACCCAAAGAACTAAGTCATGACCAGTTTgtgaagctacatgtacactgtacaacACATTAGTGGTCAGGAATAAAAGAGATGATAAACTCAATGTTTCACCCACAAGCCTTAGTATTGGAAGTAGGCCtacacaaggacaaagaaaactctgcccagggtggaaattgaatCCACAACCTatagtttttctttgtccttgtgtgggtccatttctaTAACTAGGGCTAATGCTCTGATGGAGTACATGGGAATAAACTACTCTTACTAGTAACTATCAccataattaattttataataatgtAATACATAATTGCCACAAAAAGGCAATGTAGTACCTCTAAAGCCTTAAATtttattgcttaaataacaTACACacacattacattacattttaaATGTTGTATAATTGAGTTTCTAGCATTCTAGCTCATACACAAAAGACAAATATACTCACCAATTGGGCACGCTTGCTGAGTGACTGGGttaaaataatttcattctTGATGAAAACACTTCTAATCCTTTAATATTGACTTTATTTACAGTTTACTGTATTACTTTTAGCTTTATTAGTGGTTAATTAGTTTGCTTCTTCTGCATTTTTCTGGCACAGTATTATGCAGCTGGTATATATTAAAGTATGGCATACAGTAATATTTATCTTGTGTACATGTATTGCGGATTGGTTTGGTTTAGGATTTTTTCTACCTCGCATATCACAAAGACTCATGGCGGTTTACAATAAATATCATTCTTTCTACAGTATATGGTGAGAAAGGACATCTTGTAAAGGCATCCCTGGCAGCTACTATCTGAGTCTATATTCAatctcacccacccacccaccgaCCCAACCAACACATGTACTTCAAatgaggacagaccacaacactgggggGTCCCCCCTATTCTTCACAAACTGAGTGTAGgttctttattttttatgtcccacagtgttgattaacaggaaaagttgtgagacagggcctacgggttatagtccttatccgagacgacttgaaagtcttattttatgaccctgagtgttggtctggctggAGTCAAAGtcatgacctcccgcatggcagcccaatgctcaaccaactgagccaccgttgCGCGGTAAATCTGTATCTtacaattacatgtatgtgcatCTTTTATCCTCTTACAGCAGACTTTCATGGAAAACTATTTTGTGCATGTAAAACTAGTCACATTTCATCATTAAGTCTCCCTGTGATAGTCCTATAATTATATTATTCTATCTAATGGCCTCAACAAAGGGACACAATCCCCAAGGGAACCCTTGAATAGGATGTACTTTATCATTGCAGCAAGGCGGCTTGTGGGGAGGACAGCCCCTAATAATAACATTGGACAAAGACTCTTAACCTTTGGACAACATGCTAATCATTACTTTTGGCGACCACACCCACATGAAAGGACAGAATTCTTGCGGTTTTCTAAATCAGGATCAATGTTCTGTCTAAAAATGAATCTGCCCCTAACTTCCAGCCCACAGGACTGAAAAAAAGGGCAAAAGGTCCTCTGGGAACTGAAACATTGATACCAGATTTCTTACCGGTATTCACGTATCACCAAGGAGACCTCTTAGTATAAGCCTTATTGTTTTTTACGGATGTCCTCGCCACTTCATATATGTTTTAAGTTTAATACACCAGTAATTACAATTTCCTATTATGGCAAATAAAACATAGATGATTGattaaatatattaaaaaaattaataaataaagatgaaaatagATATTAATTACCATACCATGAACCATACTCCATAACTTGTCAACAAATGCTTCACATTGTTTTTTCCAACAGTACTTCTTGCCATAGGCTTCTCTCAGCAATTTGCTTTCTTCAAGGCACATTCTGTGTCTTACACTGACACACTCAATTGCTTCAGCCCATTTACCTGGATCTTCTGAATCAACTACGCTGTATACTCCGAAGGGAATGCTCTTTATTGCTCTAGCAAATCCTGAATTACTCCCTACAAGAATTGGTAAACCAGCCGATAGAGCTTCAAGGGCAACAAGACCAAATCCCTCTGATTTTGAAGGCATGATAACAAGGTCGACTTCACAAAAGAGATCCTTCATTCTTGCCCGGTTCTGTACAAATTTTCGCACTGTCAGCTGTTGATCTGTAATTCCCCAGTTGAGAAGTCTTCTCCTGACCTTATCCTGCTtcccatcaggggcacccacaaACAGAAGATaataaagttttcctttcaGGCGTTGATCAGCAAATGCCTGAACAGCAATGTCATATCCCTTCAATTCAAAGTCCTCATCATCTCCACGTCCACACAACAACACcttaaaatcatcttcactcTCAACTTTGGCGTGTTGCACTAAATTCCCAAATTCCCTATTAAATAGACCAGGagctatttcaaaaatatcctCTACCTTCTTACACCCCTTCAAATAGGAAGAGTAAGCCCTTTTAAGTCTTGGTCCCACTGGAACAACAAGGTCAGCACATTTGCAAAGACCAACCTCCTCCCAGTGCTTCTGTTCACCCCTTGAAGTAGGATTATCATAACTCTTACATTTGCTTAGGTCTTCTGGAGCAGTATGCACTACGTGCACCCATTTACAGTTTTGGAATTGTGGAGACCGTTTTATGACCTTAATTTGCCGGCCAAGTTTCACACCATGGCCGACAACAACATCCATTCTGTGATCTTGAGGTGGGAAGCCCAACCAGTCAAGAGGTTCACTGAAGCCTGGTTGTTGCGCTGCATAAAGAACATTAATCCCAAAATTTTGGGCTTCCTTTTTGTCTTCATCTTTACAAGCACCCTCTGGGACCAACAGAGAAACTCTGACATTTGGCTGTTGTGACAGATGAATTGCAAGCTCTCTGTTTAATGTTGACAACCCCCCAGCCGATGAATTCCATTCACTCCCTAAAAGAGTAATGTCCAGTGCTTCCTTGCTTTGGGCAAAAATCTCCTCTGCTTCAACAGGTAGTTCTTGTGACATGATTCCAATTCCAATTGACAGACCACTGAAATGGTTTACAATATAGACACTGAGTATTAACAGCAATTACCATAATTATTTTACAGCCAAATGCTCATCCTGACATATGGTAATTTTGGCAAAAGTTTAGGACGTCGGTGCTTAGTGGTGCATGGGCAATGGACAAGTCATGTTTGCACAAATTTGCCTAATATTTACTTTCTAGACTGCACAAgcaaagaatgaaaaaataataactttcatCACACCTCTTTGTCATTATCCAAACATGGAAGTTCATGGGGTGAAATCAAACAATCACCAACAGTTTAGACTTGATATTAATGAGCACAGAAAGTCCAACTAATATTACATAAGAAACTGTGGGTATCTCTTACCAAACCAGTAAGTGCCAGTACAGTAAAAACCTTTCTTTCTGTACTCTTACTGCAGTGCCCTGGACCATAACAACAGCTAccaataatcaagtgaagctatgatcttcgcagttatgagagcaatttttgcaattgcgtagagaagcctgaaaaattcaggacttcaacggggtttgaacccgtgacctcgcgattccagtgcgacgctctaaccaactgagctatgaagccactgacgttgggagctggtcatttgtgggttctaatggtcctgtgaggaatgaatcaatgatgaaatggtatatgaaatgaatcatatatgaactgcagatatgaaatcaagtgaagctatgatcttcgcagttatgagagcaatttttgcaattgcatagagaagcctgaaaaattcaggacttcaacggggtttgaacccgtgacctcgcaattccggtgcgacgctctaaccaactgagctatgaagccactgatgttgggagctactgaggttgtctcgttagtctagtggatatcggaaactgcaaggtgaagccatcgatccgggttcaactctttgcctcgcctattgtgaatcttctcagcttgtttaaaatctttgtttcgttgaagtagatttgaagtctaaagtttaagtagactgtacgtcgtataagttgaataaaaagggaaatgtcagtttgaggaatggaaagaagtgatgaccatccatgttatggtcaattgacacctgtcaaaacaaggtatctgctgagcAGTATCACATTACCATACCACGTGCTCAAGTTAAGAGCCCATTAAggtcagcaaaaaaaaaaatgacctgctcccaacgtcagtggcttcatagctcagttggttagagcgtcgcaccggaatcgcgaagtcacgggttcaaaccccgttgaagtcctgaatttttcaggattcgctgcgcaattgcaaaaattgctctcaaaactgtgaagatcatagcttcacttgatttcatatctgcagttcatatatgattcatttcatataccatttcatcagcaACCAGTAATTTAAAATGATTATAAACACATATGACTAATTGTCTACAAATTAAcgttttcagggtcaatgaaatattaaacaattacaACCATCTACTTCAGCCAGTGGTCAGAGTGAGCCTGGAGCCAGAAACTCTGGATTACAAGTCCAGCCCACAATGAACTCATCACACTGCCTCCCATTGCAACAACCACTCTGCCACTCACGGTTTGCTggtgcaaattatttttttgcacACTCTCCCCCATGGAAAATCCCCTGAGGGGGGCAGACAGTTATGTGCCAGCATTTAGATGCTCTAGCTTGTTTGTGCCAAACTAAAGAGATCAATCAAAGATGCACTGGAAATTAACGTCTATGCTAAGGTTAAGGTGGAttgaaccagtttcaccactttttgagacctttttattagaagggttataactactatacttAATCACGTAACAGCTATGTTATGGTTCCATTTGAAACACCAATTGTTTAACAAAATGCGCCCACTATTGTAACGTAATAgtttaccatggcaacatgaaagctcttcaaaaacaccctatatttcatctttacttgcttatatctcacaAATAAACTcagagccccccccccccccccccattttttttttgtagaatagtaattagcaatgtcagatagaactatcagcaaagttgtaaaaattcttgggagccaattcaggtAGCTCTTGTAGTGTCTGATTTGATTCAGAAGCTTAACTTAATTGTGCCAAAATTCCACAGAAGCATACAATGAATCAAGAAAATTGCAAAGTTGtaataatttctgcatttgattcagctcatgtgaagtacggtgTCTGGATAAAGGCCGCTCCACAGCCATAATTC from Montipora capricornis isolate CH-2021 chromosome 9, ASM3666992v2, whole genome shotgun sequence encodes:
- the LOC138016170 gene encoding uncharacterized protein isoform X1, with the translated sequence MVQGTAVRVQKERFLLYWHLLVCGLSIGIGIMSQELPVEAEEIFAQSKEALDITLLGSEWNSSAGGLSTLNRELAIHLSQQPNVRVSLLVPEGACKDEDKKEAQNFGINVLYAAQQPGFSEPLDWLGFPPQDHRMDVVVGHGVKLGRQIKVIKRSPQFQNCKWVHVVHTAPEDLSKCKSYDNPTSRGEQKHWEEVGLCKCADLVVPVGPRLKRAYSSYLKGCKKVEDIFEIAPGLFNREFGNLVQHAKVESEDDFKVLLCGRGDDEDFELKGYDIAVQAFADQRLKGKLYYLLFVGAPDGKQDKVRRRLLNWGITDQQLTVRKFVQNRARMKDLFCEVDLVIMPSKSEGFGLVALEALSAGLPILVGSNSGFARAIKSIPFGVYSVVDSEDPGKWAEAIECVSVRHRMCLEESKLLREAYGKKYCWKKQCEAFVDKLWSMVHGMNANEMRQRSKIHVPVPPVPICKDKRVSETYKEELSLPEFGDNFIKLLIRGSNLTEEQQEKVYNLLALQVQTFVKFRDYSSKKRKGVRALTKFITAVYKVSLRAVNMGSLEIIVDCPTLRSLEHLWNDYLSGHLNKVAESYLVTDEMKTTLGLEIINLETTIDEENYLACRKFLTKIQGASSCKYLIVFK
- the LOC138016170 gene encoding uncharacterized protein isoform X2, with the protein product MSQELPVEAEEIFAQSKEALDITLLGSEWNSSAGGLSTLNRELAIHLSQQPNVRVSLLVPEGACKDEDKKEAQNFGINVLYAAQQPGFSEPLDWLGFPPQDHRMDVVVGHGVKLGRQIKVIKRSPQFQNCKWVHVVHTAPEDLSKCKSYDNPTSRGEQKHWEEVGLCKCADLVVPVGPRLKRAYSSYLKGCKKVEDIFEIAPGLFNREFGNLVQHAKVESEDDFKVLLCGRGDDEDFELKGYDIAVQAFADQRLKGKLYYLLFVGAPDGKQDKVRRRLLNWGITDQQLTVRKFVQNRARMKDLFCEVDLVIMPSKSEGFGLVALEALSAGLPILVGSNSGFARAIKSIPFGVYSVVDSEDPGKWAEAIECVSVRHRMCLEESKLLREAYGKKYCWKKQCEAFVDKLWSMVHGMNANEMRQRSKIHVPVPPVPICKDKRVSETYKEELSLPEFGDNFIKLLIRGSNLTEEQQEKVYNLLALQVQTFVKFRDYSSKKRKGVRALTKFITAVYKVSLRAVNMGSLEIIVDCPTLRSLEHLWNDYLSGHLNKVAESYLVTDEMKTTLGLEIINLETTIDEENYLACRKFLTKIQGASSCKYLIVFK